The sequence aatatgagcagttagttgaggagaagaatgcaacatgggcgagattgctgcaacaccgcacgagggcgaacgaggcacgatacaaacaagCGGGGAAaagacaaaacttgattttccggaggaaaaagcgccagcaggaagattgagaccgtgaagagacggaggaactgtaccgcgttaatatcgcacgaaagttctatgagaagttggaccgttcacgtaagggccacgtgccacagcccgatatgtgtaaggacataaacgggaaccttcttacaaacgagcgtgaggtgatccaaaggtggcggcagcactacgaagagcaccagaatggcgatatggcagacaacggtggcgttatggtaatgaacctaggagcacgcgcgcaggatatGTGACTtacggctccgaatctccagaacatccaggaggagatcggccggctgataaacaacaaagcccctggagttgaccaactaccaagagagctgtttAATCACGctggcactggctagagcggtgcactgggtgattaccaaggtttgggaggatgaggttctgccgcaggagtggatggaaggtgtcgtgtgtcccatctacaaaaagggcgataagctggattgaagCCTACGAGGTACTCTTCCAagttttatgccgccgactaacaccaattgcaagaaagttcgtggggcagtaccaggcgggatttatgggtgaacgctctaccacagaccaggtgttcgccatccCTAGCAacacaattcacgttgatttggttaCATCAACTCATATgggaccaaatttggtcatatatgagtattagaaactgatttacaacatgtgtgttgctcgggatacgtcaggtattgcagaaatgccgcgaatacaacgtgcccaaacatcatctatttatcgactttaaagccgcatatgatacaatcgatcgggaccagctatggcagatgcacgaacacggatttccggatgaactgacacggttgatcaaggcgacgaaggatcgggtgatgtgtgtagttcgagtttcaggggcattctcgagtccctttgaaacccgcagagcgttacggcaaggtgatggtctttcgtgtctgctattcatcGCTTcagagggagtaatacgaagggcagggattgacacgagtggtacgattttcacgaagtccgtccagttatttggtttcgccgacgaaattgatattatggcacgtatctttgagaggatggaggaagcctacatcaccctgaaaagcgaagcttaacggattggactagtcatcaacacgtcgaagacgaaatacatgataggaagagataggaagagtttctatcggtggtgacgaaatcgaggtggttgaagaactcgtttacttgggctcactggtgacctccgataacgatataaGCAGAGtaattcggagacgtatcatggcaggaaatcgtacgtactttggattccgcaaaACACTCCGATCtaatagagttcgccaccgaATCAAACTCACTATCTACAAAAtacttattagaccggtagttctctacggacacgagacctggacgatgctcgtggaggaccaacgcgcactgggagttttcgaaaggaaagtcttgcgtaccatctatggtggggtgcagatggcggatggtacgtggaggaggcgaatgaaccacgagttgcatcagctgttgggagaaccatccatcgttcacaccgagaaaatcggaagactgcggtgggccgggcacgtagccagaatgttggacagtaatccgttgaaaatggttctcgacaacgatccgacgggaacaagaaggcgaggtgcacatcgggcaaggtggatcgatcaggtggaggaggatttgcggaccctccgtagactacgtggatggcgaagtgcagccatggaccgagctgaatggagaagacttttatgtgcagcacaggccactccggccttagtgagtgcgtgttggctcttgttttggacagcagaacgatcgcgcgatttgccgaaaatttttgttttgcattgcgcggctggtaataaagttaatcagttcagtgcgtgttgactcttgtttcggacagcagaacgattgcgcgatttgccgaaatattgtgttctgcattgcgcggccgtcagtgcctgttttgtcgtgtttctgctcagtaagcagaaagatcgtaaaatccgagtttttggttctgattttaatgttcggtgaataagtgtgcggttgaacgtgttttgtatataatgcgaaacatttgtaaaatccaggttattttgtcctcctttggacgattcgtaagtaaattgatgaatatattttaatatttttccagcatatactgttattgacaaacacTTTATATTGTCGAAttgagctccctattattcaccttacccactaacaccaattttccttcccgagacatctatgaaggtagtatgggttccctgcatcttcactagtaaatgttgaactaacatttcttcacttccttccgtgattgtaaggacgtggccaggtatacaactgctactgtataggaaaaggtactaatcccaagtaccaatttgcgataatatacagtagattgctcaattgagcattgtatagggcactgcacggactgctttgtcctTGGCTTTGTCtttttctcgctgcaaagaaatttgaaaacaacaaggccagtaaacgtcaaaatgtatgaggaacgaaagagaaagagatgtttccgtgcagtgccctatagccacccacgatttgtacaatcacatatgctatactatgcacaggccactccggcattagtctggtaataaataaataaatattgacggctctgaccgcttccaggacccacGTATTGCCACTGGGGAATCTGtgaaaggggacattttagttaaAGCATCATAGCCAGTCATTTGACGGCtgttttttcatggttttcgatcaggaagcgaagtatgaatataaaatcgaGTACTGTTTTTAAAATGATCCTggcattttatattcatacctcgttTCCTGATCGAAAAACGATAATTATTACAGGTAACCCCGGGGCAATCAGTAATTCCTGAGAGCAGTCAGAGCTGTCAATGATCCTTTtttattcatactttgctttcTGATCAAaagccatgaaaaaagagccgtcgaatgactggttttggtgctaaaacttaaatgatcccttccacaggttctccggggccaatccgtaggtccaggAAGCGGTCAGAATCGTCAATGGACtaatacttcgcttcctgatcgaaatccatgaaaaaagagccgtcaaatgactggtttgaaaatcacaataCGCTTCTGGAAAAACCGGTGGAAAATGGAGtgtggtttagaaaactatGAAACGTGTTTGAAAGGTTGccaaaaaatgtattgtagtttgtgaaactacaaggtgcgtatggaaaaccaacggaaaatggtttacgGTCTAGACAATCTCAAATGCTCGCAGGCATTGATTTTGGTCAAAACAATTCTAGATTGCATGAAGCCACATGGCTATGCTGCTCAGTCAACATCAATCTGCTGAAGTTCAGATTGATGGCGTACTATACGCGAAACTGAAAATTGGCTTAAATGTTCGGATTttaattgggtttggattggatttagattggattggaattggatttgggttggatttggtttgatttggattgaattttttattggattggatttggattggattttgattgaatttggagtggatttggattggatttgattttgattggatttggattggatttaaattgaatgtggattggattgaatttgaattggatttgatttagattgttCGCCTTATATAAAAAGATCGTTTATGGAGTGAAATTATAACgaaaatattttgttattatttacaaaattttattgaattaaaaaatacaatgaTGCAtgcaaaaataattctaaaactAAAACATTTTCCTCAAACTTCGATCGCTTTACATTACCTGCTGATTTTTGAACCGCTTAACCGTCCCATTCAGATGACttaatttgtgatttttcaggtGGTCCGCTCGGTCGAACGCCTTGCCACAAATATCGCAACTGTGGCGGCTCACTCGATGGTGCAGCTGCACGTGGCGCTGCAGATCCGACAGCCGAATGAATTGCTTCGGACACTCCTCGCACTTGCACGGTTTGTCCTTCATCAGGTGGCGCTGTCGGTGCTGCTGCATGGTGTCGATGTCGCGGTATCGCTTCCCACAATGGTCGCATGCGTGTGGTGTCGGCCCCGAATGGATCTGCTGATTGTGCTGCAGCAGTCCTCCCTTAGATTTGAAGGACCGCATGCACTTCTCGCAGTTGAAGTGGCTGGTAAAGGTCGTCAGCTTTTTGGTTTTTCGAGCCCCCTTCCTGTGCGGTGTTTCTTTGGGTGTGTCCTGCGGATTTGCGAACCCCACATATTCGATTGTTATGGGAAAGACGTAAGTGGGTGGTGCTTGAGGATCAGAAGAGTTGGACGTTTGGATTTCgttgatttggaaaatctgaGTTTCCATCCCTTGCTGATCAGGTGACACGCAGGACATTTGTGTGGAGTTCAATTCCTCTGTGGACTGCGGCACTGTTGACACAATCTGGTTTGCTGGATCTGATATCTCATCGTTAAATGTCACTGATTCCAGGTACTCTTTAATAGTCTGCGCTTGTGTTTCGTCTTGGGCGCTCGGAGTACACACTTCCTGATATACCTTTGGAGCCGAATCTGTGTGCTGACCTGCTGGTAATGCCAACAGCTCCTGCATTATGTCCTGCATTTCTGGACTTGAAGGACTGTATTTATTTTCATGGAATTCCGTTGATGGTACAATTTCCCGAACGACCTTCTGTATTTCATCTGCGGGATATGAAGCAGGCGACCAATTCGAAAATAAATCAACACTTGTTAGATCTCCATTGTTGCCACTGGGACATGATGCTAATGTTGAATTCTGCACTGTATCACGGGTTGAATCTGCTTGAATTGCGACATAATCGTCCAACAGGTCTGTATGGATGTCATCAAATGTTGGAGAGAATGATGGTTTTATATCGCTCTCGATGAATACTTGCGGAATCTCATTTTCGTTAATAAAACACGCAATATCATGCCAGACAGCACTCATGATGTTGAATTGACTTCGATTCTTAGAATGAACCTAATGAATTATTCGTAGAGAAATGATGTTGAATGTTCCTTATGCAAAGGTATATATACGGTTCCAGGTATGAATGTTGAGTTACGATGTGCCTGGAGCAGTATCCTCGCAGGTATGAACGA comes from Armigeres subalbatus isolate Guangzhou_Male chromosome 2, GZ_Asu_2, whole genome shotgun sequence and encodes:
- the LOC134216564 gene encoding zinc finger and BTB domain-containing protein 14-like; the protein is MSAVWHDIACFINENEIPQVFIESDIKPSFSPTFDDIHTDLLDDYVAIQADSTRDTVQNSTLASCPSGNNGDLTSVDLFSNWSPASYPADEIQKVVREIVPSTEFHENKYSPSSPEMQDIMQELLALPAGQHTDSAPKVYQEVCTPSAQDETQAQTIKEYLESVTFNDEISDPANQIVSTVPQSTEELNSTQMSCVSPDQQGMETQIFQINEIQTSNSSDPQAPPTYVFPITIEYVGFANPQDTPKETPHRKGARKTKKLTTFTSHFNCEKCMRSFKSKGGLLQHNQQIHSGPTPHACDHCGKRYRDIDTMQQHRQRHLMKDKPCKCEECPKQFIRLSDLQRHVQLHHRVSRHSCDICGKAFDRADHLKNHKLSHLNGTVKRFKNQQVM